One Cydia fagiglandana chromosome 11, ilCydFagi1.1, whole genome shotgun sequence genomic region harbors:
- the LOC134668830 gene encoding uncharacterized protein LOC134668830 isoform X2, whose product MTGIMDLNIGLVYLHEWGISAETIKRFEDNNISLELMKCMKSEELQELIPNIRDRILFKSGLEQLYKVIDETSTEAATTSDIDSSNDGISAPCSPSGRASSLSSVSSCNENPRSGKNPREIDITTILNDNNHGKLVLARLKTCKKLDATFRSHLTKSIVEWYLKHNECMKKEDFMVIAEAIQVFIPTELKETYYIPGLKYNNKYRPAKGKLIDRYNNQRRLLKREGVLGRKRKLQIENIDQEHSADIEEDEETVIWLQYNKEPFQEVKDKWLQTRKYRIQTDYKNSTKNLQDILKKYPLLKQSFGFQLIELDFEYSHPKRGISLFVKFPEFLEKANAAFIGVKVFQDLKILFNNTTQEDTKTFIALSLLCGKLVPTVGRSDNRRNDKNEKRSSKDLADQKKYNKPTILESRDSLILHVKTQSDIQNCLATRRDIHLKKGLTCQPVVICVGPDVENITEFYVNFDDVTYQLESLLKAVDICFKTFHVFDIKYPRESIQPWMFIQRYFYEIHTPQDHTFPSVATLIADLM is encoded by the exons ATGACGGGAATAATGGATTTAAACATTG gtcTCGTATATTTGCATGAATGGGGCATTTCCGCGGAAACCATTAAACGCTTCGAAG ATAACAATATATCCCTCGAATtaatgaaatgtatgaaatctGAAGAGTTACAGGAACTCATTCCGAATATAAGAGACAGAATTTTGTTCAAATCTGGGTTGGAACAGCTCTACAAAGTTATAGAC GAAACGTCAACGGAAGCGGCAACAACAAGTGACATAGATTCGAGTAATGATGGTATATCAGCGCCGTGTAGTCCATCAGGGCGTGCGTCCAGTTTATCCAGTGTGTCCAGCTGTAACGAGAACCCTCGATCCGGAAAAAATCCACGC GAAATCGATATAACAACAATTTTGAACGATAATAACCACGGTAAACTAGTTTTGGCACGTTTGAAAACGTGCAAGAAGCTCGACGCTACTTTTAGATCCCATCTAACCAAAAGTATTGTTGAGTGGTACCTTAAGCATAACGAATGCATGAAAAAGGAAGATTTTATGGTTATAGCTGAAGCAATTCAAGTCTTTATTCCCACGGAATTAAAG GAGACATACTACATACCTGGTTTgaaatacaacaacaaatataGACCTGCCAAAGGAAAACTGATAGATAGGTATAATAATCAAAGGAGACTATTAAAACGAGAAGGTGTTCTTGGCCGGaaaagaaaacttcaaattgaaaaTATTGATCAGGAACAttcag CAGACATTGAAGAAGACGAGGAAACCGTTATATGGCTTCAGTACAACAAAGAGCCGTTTCAAGAAGTAAAAGATAAATGGCTGCAAACTAGAAAATATCGCATACAAACAGATTACAAAAACTCCACCAAAAATTTGCAAGACATATTAAAGAAATACCCCTTGTTAAAGCAGAGTTTTGGCTTTCAGCTt ATTGAGTTGGACTTTGAATACAGCCATCCTAAAAGGGGCATCTCACTGTTTGTGAAGTTTCCAGAGTTTTTAGAAAAAGCTAATGCTGCTTTTATTGGCGTGAAAGTATTTCAAGATTTGAAGATCCTCTtcaacaacacaacacaagaAG aCACGAAAACATTTATTGCTTTGTCCCTACTTTGTGGGAAACTTGTCCCGACTGTCGGCAGATCTGATAATAGAAGGAACGATAAAAACGAAAAG CGCTCGTCAAAGGATTTGGCtgaccaaaaaaaatataacaaaccgaCCATATTAGAATCACGTGACAGCTTGATATTGCATGTGaag acTCAGAGTGACATTCAGAATTGCCTTGCAACACGTCGGGATATCCACCTTAAGAAAGGACTCACATGCCAACCAGTGGTAATTTGCGTCGGGCCAGACGTCGAAAATATTACGGAGTTCTACGTcaattttgatgacgtcacttACCAGCTGGAGTCTCTTTTAAAAGCTGTTGACATTTGCTTCAAAACCTTTCATGTATTTGATATAAAATATCCCCGCGAGAGTATTCAGCCGTGGATGTTCATACAACGGTACTTTTATGAAATTCACACGCCACAAGATCATACATTTCCGAGTGTTGCCACTTTAATTGCAGATTTAATGTAA
- the LOC134668830 gene encoding uncharacterized protein LOC134668830 isoform X3, with translation MTGIMDLNIGLVYLHEWGISAETIKRFEDNNISLELMKCMKSEELQELIPNIRDRILFKSGLEQLYKVIDETSTEAATTSDIDSSNDGISAPCSPSGRASSLSSVSSCNENPRSGKNPREIDITTILNDNNHGKLVLARLKTCKKLDATFRSHLTKSIVEWYLKHNECMKKEDFMVIAEAIQVFIPTELKETYYIPGLKYNNKYRPAKGKLIDRYNNQRRLLKREGVLGRKRKLQIENIDQEHSDIEEDEETVIWLQYNKEPFQEVKDKWLQTRKYRIQTDYKNSTKNLQDILKKYPLLKQSFGFQLIELDFEYSHPKRGISLFVKFPEFLEKANAAFIGVKVFQDLKILFNNTTQEDTKTFIALSLLCGKLVPTVGRSDNRRNDKNEKRSSKDLADQKKYNKPTILESRDSLILHVKTQSDIQNCLATRRDIHLKKGLTCQPVVICVGPDVENITEFYVNFDDVTYQLESLLKAVDICFKTFHVFDIKYPRESIQPWMFIQRYFYEIHTPQDHTFPSVATLIADLM, from the exons ATGACGGGAATAATGGATTTAAACATTG gtcTCGTATATTTGCATGAATGGGGCATTTCCGCGGAAACCATTAAACGCTTCGAAG ATAACAATATATCCCTCGAATtaatgaaatgtatgaaatctGAAGAGTTACAGGAACTCATTCCGAATATAAGAGACAGAATTTTGTTCAAATCTGGGTTGGAACAGCTCTACAAAGTTATAGAC GAAACGTCAACGGAAGCGGCAACAACAAGTGACATAGATTCGAGTAATGATGGTATATCAGCGCCGTGTAGTCCATCAGGGCGTGCGTCCAGTTTATCCAGTGTGTCCAGCTGTAACGAGAACCCTCGATCCGGAAAAAATCCACGC GAAATCGATATAACAACAATTTTGAACGATAATAACCACGGTAAACTAGTTTTGGCACGTTTGAAAACGTGCAAGAAGCTCGACGCTACTTTTAGATCCCATCTAACCAAAAGTATTGTTGAGTGGTACCTTAAGCATAACGAATGCATGAAAAAGGAAGATTTTATGGTTATAGCTGAAGCAATTCAAGTCTTTATTCCCACGGAATTAAAG GAGACATACTACATACCTGGTTTgaaatacaacaacaaatataGACCTGCCAAAGGAAAACTGATAGATAGGTATAATAATCAAAGGAGACTATTAAAACGAGAAGGTGTTCTTGGCCGGaaaagaaaacttcaaattgaaaaTATTGATCAGGAACAttcag ACATTGAAGAAGACGAGGAAACCGTTATATGGCTTCAGTACAACAAAGAGCCGTTTCAAGAAGTAAAAGATAAATGGCTGCAAACTAGAAAATATCGCATACAAACAGATTACAAAAACTCCACCAAAAATTTGCAAGACATATTAAAGAAATACCCCTTGTTAAAGCAGAGTTTTGGCTTTCAGCTt ATTGAGTTGGACTTTGAATACAGCCATCCTAAAAGGGGCATCTCACTGTTTGTGAAGTTTCCAGAGTTTTTAGAAAAAGCTAATGCTGCTTTTATTGGCGTGAAAGTATTTCAAGATTTGAAGATCCTCTtcaacaacacaacacaagaAG aCACGAAAACATTTATTGCTTTGTCCCTACTTTGTGGGAAACTTGTCCCGACTGTCGGCAGATCTGATAATAGAAGGAACGATAAAAACGAAAAG CGCTCGTCAAAGGATTTGGCtgaccaaaaaaaatataacaaaccgaCCATATTAGAATCACGTGACAGCTTGATATTGCATGTGaag acTCAGAGTGACATTCAGAATTGCCTTGCAACACGTCGGGATATCCACCTTAAGAAAGGACTCACATGCCAACCAGTGGTAATTTGCGTCGGGCCAGACGTCGAAAATATTACGGAGTTCTACGTcaattttgatgacgtcacttACCAGCTGGAGTCTCTTTTAAAAGCTGTTGACATTTGCTTCAAAACCTTTCATGTATTTGATATAAAATATCCCCGCGAGAGTATTCAGCCGTGGATGTTCATACAACGGTACTTTTATGAAATTCACACGCCACAAGATCATACATTTCCGAGTGTTGCCACTTTAATTGCAGATTTAATGTAA
- the LOC134668830 gene encoding uncharacterized protein LOC134668830 isoform X4: protein MTGIMDLNIGLVYLHEWGISAETIKRFEDNNISLELMKCMKSEELQELIPNIRDRILFKSGLEQLYKVIDETSTEAATTSDIDSSNDGISAPCSPSGRASSLSSVSSCNENPRSGKNPRETYYIPGLKYNNKYRPAKGKLIDRYNNQRRLLKREGVLGRKRKLQIENIDQEHSADIEEDEETVIWLQYNKEPFQEVKDKWLQTRKYRIQTDYKNSTKNLQDILKKYPLLKQSFGFQLIELDFEYSHPKRGISLFVKFPEFLEKANAAFIGVKVFQDLKILFNNTTQEDTKTFIALSLLCGKLVPTVGRSDNRRNDKNEKRSSKDLADQKKYNKPTILESRDSLILHVKTQSDIQNCLATRRDIHLKKGLTCQPVVICVGPDVENITEFYVNFDDVTYQLESLLKAVDICFKTFHVFDIKYPRESIQPWMFIQRYFYEIHTPQDHTFPSVATLIADLM from the exons ATGACGGGAATAATGGATTTAAACATTG gtcTCGTATATTTGCATGAATGGGGCATTTCCGCGGAAACCATTAAACGCTTCGAAG ATAACAATATATCCCTCGAATtaatgaaatgtatgaaatctGAAGAGTTACAGGAACTCATTCCGAATATAAGAGACAGAATTTTGTTCAAATCTGGGTTGGAACAGCTCTACAAAGTTATAGAC GAAACGTCAACGGAAGCGGCAACAACAAGTGACATAGATTCGAGTAATGATGGTATATCAGCGCCGTGTAGTCCATCAGGGCGTGCGTCCAGTTTATCCAGTGTGTCCAGCTGTAACGAGAACCCTCGATCCGGAAAAAATCCACGC GAGACATACTACATACCTGGTTTgaaatacaacaacaaatataGACCTGCCAAAGGAAAACTGATAGATAGGTATAATAATCAAAGGAGACTATTAAAACGAGAAGGTGTTCTTGGCCGGaaaagaaaacttcaaattgaaaaTATTGATCAGGAACAttcag CAGACATTGAAGAAGACGAGGAAACCGTTATATGGCTTCAGTACAACAAAGAGCCGTTTCAAGAAGTAAAAGATAAATGGCTGCAAACTAGAAAATATCGCATACAAACAGATTACAAAAACTCCACCAAAAATTTGCAAGACATATTAAAGAAATACCCCTTGTTAAAGCAGAGTTTTGGCTTTCAGCTt ATTGAGTTGGACTTTGAATACAGCCATCCTAAAAGGGGCATCTCACTGTTTGTGAAGTTTCCAGAGTTTTTAGAAAAAGCTAATGCTGCTTTTATTGGCGTGAAAGTATTTCAAGATTTGAAGATCCTCTtcaacaacacaacacaagaAG aCACGAAAACATTTATTGCTTTGTCCCTACTTTGTGGGAAACTTGTCCCGACTGTCGGCAGATCTGATAATAGAAGGAACGATAAAAACGAAAAG CGCTCGTCAAAGGATTTGGCtgaccaaaaaaaatataacaaaccgaCCATATTAGAATCACGTGACAGCTTGATATTGCATGTGaag acTCAGAGTGACATTCAGAATTGCCTTGCAACACGTCGGGATATCCACCTTAAGAAAGGACTCACATGCCAACCAGTGGTAATTTGCGTCGGGCCAGACGTCGAAAATATTACGGAGTTCTACGTcaattttgatgacgtcacttACCAGCTGGAGTCTCTTTTAAAAGCTGTTGACATTTGCTTCAAAACCTTTCATGTATTTGATATAAAATATCCCCGCGAGAGTATTCAGCCGTGGATGTTCATACAACGGTACTTTTATGAAATTCACACGCCACAAGATCATACATTTCCGAGTGTTGCCACTTTAATTGCAGATTTAATGTAA